The Nitrospirota bacterium DNA segment GAATCGACTTTTAGAGAATCGGTTGCGCCAATCTCTTGACTTGCCGATTGGGATTGCGCAGGAGAATTCATAGAACCCGAGAAAATCTGGCTTGCTCCGGCAAGGAACTCTTGATGCCATTGTACAAGTAACTCTTCGCCGATTCTATATTCCTGACAAATTTGGTTTTTCCTTTTGGGACTGCGAACGTATTCCAGCACTGCTCTTAGTTTGAATTCGGGCGAATGGTTTTCTTCGGCATTTGACATACTTTGGGGTTTGGGCATTGTGACCTCCGGAGAGCATTATATCAGAGGTTGTTTGAATCACTTTCAAGGCGAACCTGGGCACTCGTAAGATGTTTTTGCTCAAAAGCGCAACTGGGCTATAATGTGCTCGTTCGCATACTCGCCAGTAGCGCAGAGATGGTGCAATGAACCAAGCCGGGTCAGATTGGATTTCAGTCGTTGAGGCGTGCAAAATCCTCGGAGTTGCACGCAACACCCTTAAGAAACTTATCCGCGAGGGCACTCTTCCTGCGTACACAATCCAAGGTGTTGCAGGATATAGACTCAAGCGCCAAGACGTAGAAGCTTTGCTCCAACCGGTGGTTGTCCATACTCCCAAGAAACAGAAACGGAATCGAAAGACAAGCCGAGGCAAGTCTAGCTCGCGCTAGTCAAGTTGTCTGACATCGCAGGAACTCAGCTCAATTTATGCAATTGAGTGCTCTTGTAGGACAGACTTGTTGCAGTCCAGACGTTCGCATGTAGCACTATTCCTCCCTCGAGGCTACATCGTATCTTGAATCGCACATTGTGTGTATCCCTGTCCATGTGGCTATTATGGTGATCCGGTCAAAGAATGCACCTGCTCGTTGACCAATGTGATGCGCTACCAAAAACGTCTTAGCGGTCCGCTCCTAGATCGCATCGATATTCACATCGAAGTGCCGCGCGTCGATTACGAAAAATTGTCTGGCGACCGACTGGGCGAAACGTCGGAAAAGATCCGCGCGCGAGTGGAAGTGGCGCGCGAACGTCAGCACAAACGCTTTGGTGGGACGGGCTTGCAATGCAATGGCGATATGGGACCAGGTGAAGTTCGCAAATATTGCGTGGTCGACGACGCGGGGAAAAATTTGTTGCGCGCGGCGATGCAGCAAATGCAAATGAGTGCGCGCGCATACCATCGCATTTTGAAATTGGCGCGCACGATTGCGGACTTGGCGGGCTGTGACCACATCGAGACGCCGCATCTCGCCGAAGCGATTCAGTATCGACCCAGGAAGCAGAACTGAATCGCTAGTGATGAGGGATGGGATTATTTTGAAAGCGTGGGAAGGTAAAACTTTTCGCGCTTTATTTATTTCCGTTTGCCTAATCACCGTCCGTTCCAAAAACGGATTCTTGTTTCCGAATGGTAGCGGTTGCCGATGTCGTCGCAACCGGTAATATCTCAAAGCAGATGCGATATTTGCCCATATTCCCTCCGTTCGGTTTGCATTGTAGTATTTTTCTGACAACTGAACTTGCTAATTTATTACACAAACCTCGTTTCACACCCTATATGTCGTCAAGGAACCTAAGCGTAGAATGAGTGCCAACTGGATCGTGCGAAATTTTAATATTGGGACGATTGTTCAGGTTAAGGACCGAAATTGGATTGTTGATGGAATGATATCATTGTGCCTAAACGCGTATCCAAGCGAAGCGTATCGCGTCTAGTTCGACAGTTGGCCAAAGCGCGCGGCTCACTCATGATTATCGGCGGAGCGGAAGACCGCTCTGGTGAGCGGCGAGTCCTGCGCGCCTTTGTCGAATTGGCAGGTGGACGCGACGCGCGCATTGTTATCATTGCCGTTGCATCCGCCACGCCCACCGTCGTCGGTTCGACGTATGTTCAAATCATCAAAGAACTTGGAACCAAGCAGGCGACTTTATTAGATCTCGCGACGCGCGAAGATGTGGTCGCGCCGCGCGCTTTGGAAACGATTCATAAAGCCACCGGCGTTTTTTTTACCGGCGGCGATCAAGTGCGCATTTCGCAATTGATCGGCGGCACGGCGCTGGATCGATTGCTCATTACGCGCCACCGCGAGGGTCTCGTCGTGGGCGGAACCAGTGCGGGCGCAGCCATCATGTCGTCGATCATGATTGTCGGCGGGCTGGGATATGGTTCGCTGCGCATGGACAACGTCGAACTGGGATCGGGCATGGAATTTTTGCCGGGCGCGATCATCGATCAGCACTTTCAACAACGATGGCGCTTTCGGCGATTGTTGGCGGCGGTGGCGCAGTATCCTTTTGAATTAGGCATCGGCATCGACGAAGACACGGCGATCATCGTCCAAAATGGAATGTTTCAGGTGATTGGTTCTGGCGGAGTGACGGTGATCGACGGTAAGCGCATCACGCATGTGAGTCGGCCGGAAGCGAGTGACGATGGGATTTTGGCTTTGTGCGGTCTAACCGTTCACGTGTTGACCGAGAATATGGGATACGATCTAAAAAGTCGCAAGCCAATTGTCGATTGGAGGCAATCAAATGAAACTCGAAGCTCCGCGCGGTAGACTGCTT contains these protein-coding regions:
- a CDS encoding helix-turn-helix domain-containing protein → MNQAGSDWISVVEACKILGVARNTLKKLIREGTLPAYTIQGVAGYRLKRQDVEALLQPVVVHTPKKQKRNRKTSRGKSSSR
- a CDS encoding cyanophycinase, encoding MIIGGAEDRSGERRVLRAFVELAGGRDARIVIIAVASATPTVVGSTYVQIIKELGTKQATLLDLATREDVVAPRALETIHKATGVFFTGGDQVRISQLIGGTALDRLLITRHREGLVVGGTSAGAAIMSSIMIVGGLGYGSLRMDNVELGSGMEFLPGAIIDQHFQQRWRFRRLLAAVAQYPFELGIGIDEDTAIIVQNGMFQVIGSGGVTVIDGKRITHVSRPEASDDGILALCGLTVHVLTENMGYDLKSRKPIVDWRQSNETRSSAR